Proteins from a single region of Primulina tabacum isolate GXHZ01 chromosome 5, ASM2559414v2, whole genome shotgun sequence:
- the LOC142546627 gene encoding putative xyloglucan endotransglucosylase/hydrolase protein 7: MVTLRLVLCLIMAVVSCGVVKGRPATFQQDFRVTWSESHIRQIDGGKTIQLVLDQNSGCGFASKYQYLFGRVSMKIKLVPGDSAGTVAAFYMISEIFGKRDELDFEFLGNRSGQPYTVQTNVYANGKGDREQRVNLWFDPSIGFHDYAIQWNHQRIVFSVDGVPIRVFKNNEARGVSYPKLQPMGIYSTLWEADDWATRGGLEKIDWSKAPFYAYYTDFDIEGCKVPGPADCVSNPNNWWEGAAYKELSPEAARRYRWVRMNHLIYDYCTDKARYPVPPPECHAGI; encoded by the exons ATGGTCACATTAAGGTTAGTGTTATGCTTGATTATGGCTGTAGTATCGTGTGGCGTGGTTAAGGGTCGACCCGCCACGTTTCAGCAGGATTTTCGGGTTACTTGGTCGGAATCTCACATTCGCCAGATTGATGGAGGGAAGACAATTCAGCTAGTTCTTGATCAAAATTCAG gATGCGGGTTTGCTTCCAAGTACCAATATCTGTTCGGACGTGTTAGCATGAAGATTAAGCTCGTACCCGGTGATTCTGCTGGAACAGTCGCTGCTTTTTAC aTGATCTCTGAAATATTTGGGAAACGAGACGAGCTGGATTTCGAATTCCTGGGTAATCGAAGTGGGCAGCCCTACACTGTCCAAACAAACGTGTACGCTAATGGAAAAGGTGACAGGGAACAAAGAGTGAACCTTTGGTTTGATCCTTCAATTGGTTTTCACGATTATGCCATACAATGGAATCATCAACGTATTGT TTTTTCAGTGGATGGAGTGCCAATCAGGGTTTTCAAAAACAACGAGGCAAGGGGAGTTTCGTACCCGAAGTTACAGCCTATGGGAATTTACTCAACGCTATGGGAAGCCGATGACTGGGCAACAAGGGGAGGTCTCGAGAAGATAGATTGGAGCAAAGCCCCATTTTATGCATATTACACTGACTTCGACATCGAAGGGTGCAAGGTTCCAGGACCCGCGGATTGTGTCTCGAACCCTAACAATTGGTGGGAGGGTGCAGCATACAAAGAATTGAGCCCTGAGGCGGCCAGGCGATACCGGTGGGTGCGAATGAATCATTTGATCTACGACTACTGTACCGACAAGGCCCGTTACCCGGTTCCCCCACCGGAATGTCATGCGGGAATTTGA
- the LOC142544787 gene encoding EPIDERMAL PATTERNING FACTOR-like protein 2: protein MGRSQIPICRYKFRHFLAISFLILLISSLEGRILSPNADNKKIVNEDKLSALRPQIGSRPPRCEGRCSSCGHCVAIQVPTNPQSRNKIKNSAEVLATAFARDDYYSNYKPMSWKCKCGNLLFNP, encoded by the exons ATGGGTCGCAGTCAAATTCCCATATGCCGCTATAAATTCCGCCATTTTCTGGCAATATCTTTTCTCATTCTCCTGATTTCAAGCTTGGAAG GCAGAATTCTGTCACCAAATGCTGACAACAAGAAG ATTGTGAACGAAGACAAGTTAAGTGCCCTAAGACCGCAAATCGGGTCGAGGCCACCGCGATGCGAGGGGAGATGCAGTTCTTGTGGTCATTGTGTAGCCATTCAAGTGCCTACGAATCCCCAGTCAAGAAACAAAATCAAGAACTCCGCCGAAGTTTTAGCCACTGCTTTCGCAAGGGACGACTACTATTCTAACTACAAGCCAATGAGCTGGAAATGTAAATGTGGGAACCTCCTTTTTAACCCATAA
- the LOC142544785 gene encoding uncharacterized protein LOC142544785 — translation MAATFVEPLKSHSVADAAVNFADSKPLKVCFSYAAYAKNLIHRLLSSNIPVEVGLSDAEFSAVEASFHVTFPPDLRSILREGLPVGPGFPNWRSSSKQQLDILTNLPILEICREVSRNEFWLESWGDKPDDGDECVNLAKGFLKKAPALVPIYRHFYIPGTPCMAGNPVFYVHRGDVKLWSFDIAGFFQQIEFRMSGNSDKVLRRPRLSDLLTAPAWAATEAKRIELWSQLAETVGNVAVRGEAGGWWSGELGGCLEDVCSRLREGGWKEEDVREMMMVDDGDVQTNFNDHGESLEEYCGSMRRCVRVLSRRLLRGGWSMEDVAESLGSPDDYYRNRIVEGGESCFDFAMHEDTSS, via the coding sequence ATGGCCGCAACCTTCGTCGAGCCACTCAAATCCCACTCCGTTGCCGACGCCGCCGTGAACTTTGCCGATTCTAAACCCTTAAAAGTCTGCTTTTCGTATGCAGCTTACGCCAAGAACTTGATACACCGCCTCCTCTCGTCGAATATTCCTGTGGAGGTTGGCCTTTCGGATGCCGAATTCTCTGCCGTGGAGGCATCATTTCATGTTACATTTCCGCCGGACCTCCGGTCCATCCTCCGAGAAGGATTACCAGTTGGCCCAGGATTCCCTAACTGGAGATCTTCATCCAAACAACAGCTTGATATTCTTACAAATCTCCCCATATTAGAAATCTGCAGGGAAGTTTCAAGAAATGAATTTTGGCTTGAGTCTTGGGGAGATAAGCCTGATGATGGTGATGAATGTGTGAATTTGGCTAAAGGGTTCTTGAAAAAGGCTCCGGCTCTAGTTCCGATTTACCGGCATTTTTACATTCCGGGGACGCCGTGTATGGCGGGGAATCCGGTGTTTTACGTGCATAGAGGGGATGTTAAATTATGGAGTTTTGATATTGCTGGATTTTTTCAACAGATCGAATTCAGAATGAGTGGAAATAGCGATAAAGTTTTAAGGCGTCCGAGGTTGTCTGATTTGCTCACTGCGCCAGCATGGGCCGCTACGGAAGCGAAGAGGATCGAGCTGTGGTCGCAGCTGGCAGAAACAGTGGGGAATGTGGCGGTTCGTGGTGAAGCGGGCGGGTGGTGGAGTGGGGAGTTGGGAGGATGTTTGGAGGACGTGTGTTCGAGATTGAGGGAAGGAGGGTGGAAAGAAGAGGATgtgagggagatgatgatgGTGGACGACGGCGATGTTCAGACGAATTTTAATGATCATGGTGAGAGTTTAGAAGAATACTGTGGAAGTATGCGGCGGTGCGTGAGGGTGCTGTCGAGAAGATTGTTACGTGGCGGGTGGAGCATGGAGGATGTGGCGGAGTCGCTTGGATCTCCGGACGATTACTATCGAAATAGGATCGTGGAAGGCGGCGAATCTTGCTTTGACTTTGCGATGCATGAGGATACGAGTTCCTAG